GCAAGGGCCGTTGCAAGCGCTGGTTGATCTGGTTCCCGACAATATCATTGGGGCCTCAGGGAAAAATAAGAATATGTTACAGGTTATCTTTTTTGCCATTTTTTTCGGCGTGGGATTGATCTTGCTTCCTGAAGAAAGAGCAAAACCCGTTAAAGACTTCTTTTCAAGTTTTAATGAGGTCATACTAAAAATGATCGACCTGATAATGTTAGCGGCTCCTTATGGGGTTTTTGCTTTATTAGCAGCCCTGATTGTAGAGTCCCCCAGCGCAGATCTATTTAAAGCTTTGGGTTGGTATGCCTTGACCGTATTGTTTGGATTATTGATCATGGTTTCCTTTTACACCACTGTGGTCTTCATTTTTACCGGAAAGAGGCCCAAAGAGTTTCTCCAGGGTATATCACCTGCACAATTACTGGCGTTTTCAACAAGTTCCAGTGCGGCCACCCTTCCGGTTACCATGGAGCGGGTTAATGAGCATTTAGGGGTAGACGAGGAGGTTTCGAGTTTTGTGCTGCCTATTGGAGCCACCATAAATATGGATGGTACAAGTTTGTATCAGGCTGTTGCAGCCGTTTTTATAGCACAGGCCTTTGGCATGGATCTTTCCCTAGGTGTCCAGCTTGGCATTGTCGCTACGGCTACGCTGGCCAGTATCGGATCGGCGGCGGTTCCCGGAGCAGGTATGGTTATGCTGGTCATTGTACTGGCACAGGCGGGAATTCCAGAGGCAGGACTTGCATTAATCTTTGCAGTAGATCGTCCCCTTGACATGTGCCGGACGGTTGTGAATGTAACAGGTGATGCCACCGTGGCTACGATTATTGCGAAATCTGAAGGGAAGCTCGGGGTTCCAAAAGTTAAGGACTGGGATGACAATTACCATAAGGCATAAAATTAAATAAGTGGCCTGAGCCACTTATTTATTGAATATTTTTAGAGACTATTTTACCATCGCATCAATAGGCTGCCCCAGGTAAATCCACTACCAAAGGCGGCTAATAGAACAATGTCGTTTTCTTTCACTTTTCCTTTTTCCCAGGCCTCTGTAAGGGCAATGACTATTGAAGCTGCTGTTGTATTGCCATAGCTCATGATGTTATTGTAAACCTGATCGTTTCTCAGTTTGAATTTTTGCTGGATAAACTGTGCAATTCTTAAATTGGCCTGATGCGGTATAAAAAGGTCAATATCCTCCGGTGACATCTTGTTGGTTGCCAGTGCTTCCATGATCACCTCGCTAAATCTGACTACAGCATTCTTAAACACAAAGGTACCATCCATATAGGGGAAATAAGAAACATCCTCTTCTTCTGCATTAAGAATTTCAGGAACCCAATGTTTGATGCTGGGCGATTCGACAATTAACTTATCGGCAAATCTTCCTTCACTGTGCAGGTGGGAGGAAAGAATACCTTTGTTGTTGTCTTCTGTTCTTGAAAGTACGCAGGCTCCGGCTCCATCCCCAAATATGACCGAAACCCCTCTTCCGCGAGTTGTTTTGTCAAGTCCGTTACTGTGGTATTCGGATCCGATTACAAGAATATTTTTATACATTCCTGTCTTGATAAACTGATCGGCTGCTGACATGGCATAAACAAAGCCTGAACATTGATTTCGTACATCAAGTGCTCCAACAGTTTTCATGCCAAGCATATCCTGAATCTGAACCCCACATCCCGGAAAATAGTAATCGGGGCTCAGTGTAGCAAATATGATAAAATCAATATCATCTGTGGTGAGTCCTGCTCTTTCAATGGCAGTTTCAGCTGCTTTTGCACCCATGGTCGCAGAGGTTTCATTGCTTCCCTCTTTAATCCATCGGCGCTCCTTTATGCCCGTTCTTTCCTGGATCCATTCATCACTTGTATCCATGATTTTGGAAAGATCATCATTGGTCACAATATTATCCGGTACATAGAAGCCTAATCCGGTAATTTTTGAGTTATACATAGTCGTACTATTATTTAGTTGTTGTCTTGTTTTCAGTAAGTAAAAGGCATAGTATTCTTGTCTCCAGTTCTATCCTGGCAAGGTGAAGTTCATGCACGATTATAACAAAGATACATAATTCAATTTAGTTTTTATGACGGGTTTTCTACCCTGAATCAGTGATGGATCAATGGATTTATGTCATCTTGTCAGGATAAAGTTTTTGGTATTTATTTTGATAAAGTTGCTGTGTATGTTAAAATCATAAATAAACTAAATTATGGCAAAAGGAAAAATAAATGTAGCGGTAGAAAATATTTTCCCGTTGATAAAACGATTTTTATATTCAGATCATGAGATCTTTTTAAGAGAGCTGATTTCGAATGCTACCGATGCGACATTAAAATTGAAGCATCTTGCATCGATCGGTGAATTCAAAGGTGATACAGATGATGCAAGGCTAGAAGTAAAAATTGACAAGGAAGGTAAAAAACTCCATATTATTGACCAGGGTATCGGAATGTCTAAAGAGGAGGTAAAAAAGTATATCAATGATATTGCTTTTTCCGGTGCGGAAGAGTTTTTGGAAAAATTCAAAGACGAGAAAAATGATGCAGGAATCATAGGGCACTTTGGTCTTGGATTTTATTCTGCTTTTATGGTGGCCAAACAAGTTGAGATCCATACGAAATCGTTTATAGAAGATGAACCAGCTGCGCATTGGACCTGTGACGGATCACCAGAATACACGCTAAAGAATTCTGACAAGAAGGACAGGGGTACGGAAATCATCCTTCATATTGATGAAGATTCACTGGAATTTTTGGAAGAGAACAGGATCAATGAATTACTGAATAAGTACAATAAATTTATGCCGGTACCGATCAAGTTTGGTACTGAAGAAGTTGCGGACCCTGAGCATGAGCCCAAAACGATAAAGGGTGAGGATGGTAAGGAAACCAAGGAGCCTCAAAAAATGATCACGGTTGACAGAATCATCAATAATCCAAACCCGGCATGGACAAAGCAACCGAGTGATTTAAAGGATGAGGAATACAAAAGTTTTTACAGAGAATTGTATCCAATGCAATTTGAAGAGCCTCTTTTCCATATTCATTTGAATGTTGATTATCCATTCAATCTTACGGGTATTTTATACTTCCCGAAATTGACAACAAACATGGATGTACAAAAGGACAAGATTCAATTGTACCAGAACCAGGTGTTTGTAACAGATAATGTAGAGGGTATTGTTCCTGATTTCCTGCAAATGCTCAGAGGGGTTATAGATTCTCCAGATATTCCTTTGAATGTTTCGAGGAGTTATCTACAAGCTGACGGGGCAGTAAAAAAGATCTCGTCTTATATCACCAAAAAAGTAGCCGACAAATTGAGTTCTTTATTTAAAAATGATAGAGAAGGATTTGAAAAGAAATGGGACGATATAAAGATCGTTATTGAATATGGAATGTTGTCGGAGCCTAAATTCTTTGAAAAAGCCCAGAAATTTGCACTTTACCCTACAACAAAGGATGAATATCTGACTTTTGACGAATTGAAAGACAAAATTAAAGCGGCTCAAACGGATAAGGATGGAAATCTGGTTGTTTTATATGCAAGCGACAAGGAAGCTCAGCACGGTTTCATTGAAGAAGCAAATGAAAAGGGTTATGAAGTATTGCTTCTGGATTCTCCTATTGTTTCTCACTTGATCCAAAAGCTGGAAGGTGATGGTGACAAAGTGAAATTTGCCCGTGTAGATTCAGATTCACTTGAGAAATTGATTCAGAAAGAAGAAGATCAGATTTCAAAATTATCCCAGGAAGATCAGGATAAATTAAAAGGTTATATTGAAGAGATCGTGCCGAAGGAAAAATATACCGTACAGATGGAGGCTATGGATTCTAAGTCGAGCCCGTTTATCATCACCCAGCCGGAGTTTATGAGAAGAATGAAGGAAATGCAGCAAACCGGTGGCGGTGGTATGATGGGTATGGGAGGATTTCCCGAGATGTATAATCTTGTGGTGAATACGAACAGTGACCTGATGCAAAAGATTTTAAAAGCAAAAGGTAAGCGAACTGAGTATATCAATCAGGCGCTGGACCTTGCCAGATTATCTCAAAATCTTTTGCAAGGAAAAGAAATGACTGACTTTATCAGGAGAAGTTATGAATTGATGAATAACTAATTCATAGCTCAATAAAAGAAAAAAACCACTCGAAAGAGTGGTTTTTTTATGTTCTGTTTATGCGGAATGTTATTCTATCGGAAAATCAAAATAAGTGTTTGGAAAGGGCTCATCCTTTAAGGTGAAATGCCACCATTCTTTTGGATAAGATTGCCATCCGTGTTTCTCCATTCGTCTTTTAAGCAAAAGTCTTAGAGAATGCTGATTTTTGGTTATAGATGCAGTGTGATCGGTTGCAGACACTTCATCAAACAAGTCATAGGGACTACCCATATTTAAAATCTGTTTGGTTTTCAGCGATACAATGGTCACATCTACCGTACTTCCT
This DNA window, taken from Lutimonas zeaxanthinifaciens, encodes the following:
- the htpG gene encoding molecular chaperone HtpG, with translation MAKGKINVAVENIFPLIKRFLYSDHEIFLRELISNATDATLKLKHLASIGEFKGDTDDARLEVKIDKEGKKLHIIDQGIGMSKEEVKKYINDIAFSGAEEFLEKFKDEKNDAGIIGHFGLGFYSAFMVAKQVEIHTKSFIEDEPAAHWTCDGSPEYTLKNSDKKDRGTEIILHIDEDSLEFLEENRINELLNKYNKFMPVPIKFGTEEVADPEHEPKTIKGEDGKETKEPQKMITVDRIINNPNPAWTKQPSDLKDEEYKSFYRELYPMQFEEPLFHIHLNVDYPFNLTGILYFPKLTTNMDVQKDKIQLYQNQVFVTDNVEGIVPDFLQMLRGVIDSPDIPLNVSRSYLQADGAVKKISSYITKKVADKLSSLFKNDREGFEKKWDDIKIVIEYGMLSEPKFFEKAQKFALYPTTKDEYLTFDELKDKIKAAQTDKDGNLVVLYASDKEAQHGFIEEANEKGYEVLLLDSPIVSHLIQKLEGDGDKVKFARVDSDSLEKLIQKEEDQISKLSQEDQDKLKGYIEEIVPKEKYTVQMEAMDSKSSPFIITQPEFMRRMKEMQQTGGGGMMGMGGFPEMYNLVVNTNSDLMQKILKAKGKRTEYINQALDLARLSQNLLQGKEMTDFIRRSYELMNN
- a CDS encoding 3-oxoacyl-ACP synthase III family protein, with translation MYNSKITGLGFYVPDNIVTNDDLSKIMDTSDEWIQERTGIKERRWIKEGSNETSATMGAKAAETAIERAGLTTDDIDFIIFATLSPDYYFPGCGVQIQDMLGMKTVGALDVRNQCSGFVYAMSAADQFIKTGMYKNILVIGSEYHSNGLDKTTRGRGVSVIFGDGAGACVLSRTEDNNKGILSSHLHSEGRFADKLIVESPSIKHWVPEILNAEEEDVSYFPYMDGTFVFKNAVVRFSEVIMEALATNKMSPEDIDLFIPHQANLRIAQFIQQKFKLRNDQVYNNIMSYGNTTAASIVIALTEAWEKGKVKENDIVLLAAFGSGFTWGSLLMRW
- a CDS encoding dicarboxylate/amino acid:cation symporter is translated as MRKLALHWKILLGMVLGVAFGFLMVSFSGGKVIVQDWIKPFGTIFINALKLIAVPLILGSLITGVSDLKDISKLSKMGGKTVLTYLITTVVAVSIGLLLVNVFTPGDSITEGTRTELVSNYAENTQKYKEEAANQKKQGPLQALVDLVPDNIIGASGKNKNMLQVIFFAIFFGVGLILLPEERAKPVKDFFSSFNEVILKMIDLIMLAAPYGVFALLAALIVESPSADLFKALGWYALTVLFGLLIMVSFYTTVVFIFTGKRPKEFLQGISPAQLLAFSTSSSAATLPVTMERVNEHLGVDEEVSSFVLPIGATINMDGTSLYQAVAAVFIAQAFGMDLSLGVQLGIVATATLASIGSAAVPGAGMVMLVIVLAQAGIPEAGLALIFAVDRPLDMCRTVVNVTGDATVATIIAKSEGKLGVPKVKDWDDNYHKA